The Yamadazyma tenuis chromosome 2, complete sequence sequence ACGGCCTTGGGGAGTATAATAaactttgaaatcaaatcattaGTCGCTCTACTCATTGAAGGCTAATCACGAAATGAGTTAAATCGCGTCAAAACatttgattttgcagctaaCGAAAATGTTGAAATTGGATATAGTCTAAATAAAAAATAAAATATATATAATGTACAGAAAATGAATGGTGCACAGTTGGATCCACCAGATGAACACACTAAAGAATACCTCTCTTCAACCGCAATGAAtctctcttcttttcactAAGACTGAGTTTGGTGGGAAGTATTCTTTCTTCACGCTCCTCAGCAATAGGACTTTGTGGTATTGACCCGTTGATAAAGGCATTTTGCATCAATGAAAAGTCGTCTGAGGGTGTCGTGGCTGACATGAAAGGAGAATCCAAGGTTTCTGTGTTACCattcaatgagttcaatgCCTGTAAGTTGGCGTTGTCTGTGTTAATAGTCAAAGGCCTTGGGAACCCATTCAATCTTGGGTTGCTAGAAGACCTGGATCTCAGGCCAAAATTGAACTCATCATACTCTTGCAAATTGGGCACCGGTGCCGTAGTAGAGGTCGACACGGGATTTTGCACGATTTGAATGTTATGAAGAGGAGCACCCGGAGGAGTCGAAAAAGAGGACTTGTTGGATCCAGTGTTAGAACCCGGGGGAGTCTGATAGTCCATCATCATGTTGTTAAAGCTGAAAGCCAGACCGGTTGGAGTAGACATGTTTCCCAACGCACTGTTGCCGTTGGGGCTATTGCTGGTGCCGTTAGCAGACCTGTTGATAAATGGCTGAGGGACATAGTCTTGCATCGATTGTAGTGAGTCAGTAGACTCGTTGGGATGTCTGATTGTACTCAAGTTTCCCACATGGAGCCAATTACTAGTGGTGGTGCTATTGTAACTGTTATTTCTGGTCAATGACTGTTTTCTAAGATTTATACTGgaagatcttgatttcCCTTGCTGAGCAGCCGCCTGTTGTTGTTCCTGATAATGGTTGATGTTCAACTCGGTCAATGACAAATTGGAAATGGAAGACTGTCTGGCGTTAGAAGCATAAATATTGGCATTACCCGAATAGTATGGATTATTACCAGTGGCATTGGAATTTTGCATGGAATTGATGCTGATCGACGTAGATAACGGCAATTTCGACAGGCTATTCTTGTGAGAGCACAATTCGATTAACCGTTTTCTTATGAGCAGCAAGAATATGGGTCTGTAGCTGTTGTTGGACAACATATCCTTATTGATGATCAGATGTTGGTCATATGAAGCACCGCTATTAACAGAAATGCTAGAAACCAAGTTATTCATAGTTTCGTTAGCCACGCGGCCCACCAACCCGCTGGGTGGAATGGTCCCCGAAAAAGGTGTTGTGGTGGGCAAAGACAAAATATGACTATAGACagacatcaccaaataGTCGAAATTGGATGTGAAATTCAAGGAGTAATTTTTGGCAGTCTTGATGCCCGATCCGTTGACATCGTCTGTGTCGGTGAGAATGTCATCAGAATCGTTATAAATGGGGTTTGAGTAgatttgttgttggtgaggAGGTTGTGACTGTGGATGTGGGGGGTGTTGCGGCAAGTTATTGGGGAagttttggccaaagtaATTCTGATTCGGTGGATCGATAGGTGTCCTCAAAGTCTGATCCAAGGGTGTGTATGGCCCGTTGTCCAGAATCGATAACGGGTTGTTTATCTTTAACAGCAAATTATTATTtttgttcatcatcatattTAATGGGGATGGCAGAAAAGGGTCCGATAAAATGgggagttgatgaaggatATGAGGAGATAAATGCAAGGGTATTTataccaaaaacaaaacaaagCAGGGGCTATCTTGAATGTACTAAaaaggagttggaaaaactACCGATAACTTGCTTCCCGTAGTTCCTTTATATTTTGGGTGACTGGCAGCGGATTTTTAATCGAAACGAGACGCGATTCATTAACTCCTTTTATTCCTAATTGGGTCAAATTCTCATTTTCAATATGATTATTTGAAGATGTATAATAAGGGGACAACGGTCGTATACAATGGGGTGAATGGTATGTAATCCTATACAATGAATCTGGATCGGGAGTAATTTAGTTTGTTGGGTTCCAACTACTTTTCAGGCGGCTAGTGGGCTCGGTACTAGTTGGTGATTTGAGGGTCTCAAGCCTTTTCCTCGCTTAACAAGGGAACTGCCTTGTGTCCCGACTCCTGTGTTTTTGTGTTTCGTGTTTGGGGGCCAGGGCCTGCTTAGCGATGTGATTGTTGGGCCGGGTTCTGCAGTACGTGTAGCTGTACCGTGGTATACCTGCCGTACTTTATGTCCGTTTCCGATGGTTCCAGGCTTGCTGACCCCTGCCATCGTACTTTATTATATGGGATTGCGAATGCGCCCGTCGTACTTTATATCCAGTGCAATCATCACCGTCGTACTTAGGATCGGATTCCAAAGGCGCCGATCGTAATTATATCACCTCATCTTCGAACCGATCGTCATATTTTATGTTTATAGGAAGAAACTGGTTCACGTGGTCGGTCGAAGCTTCCACCAAGTAGTCTCCTGCGACACCATTGCCGGTAGAAACGGTAGGGCCCAAGCTGGtatcttcaaacttttTGTTGCTGAACTTGCTGTCTTTTTCGATCAAGTAATCCACCCAGTTGATGTCGATATTCACCTCGTCATCATCGAAAGCCCCCATTCCATCTGCGTGGGTGTTATCATCAGCCTGTCCGAAGCTGTTGAAAAAATCCTgctttttcttcaatcttcGGAGTTTTTCCTCTTCGTCGTTCATTTCGTCCTTGAAGTTTCGATTCTCTATTATCACTTTTTTGAGGTTACCAGGCACTTGATTGACTTGTTTACTGGTATTGAAGGTTAGCGACAGAAGCCAGTTCTTGAAGCTGTCAACACTCTTGGTGTTATACTTGGTGTTGTCACTGTTCTTGAGTAGACCTACCTCGAGCATGGCCTGAAGAATATCTATTGCTTTCATATCATCATTCCTGAGGTTGGAAAACCGAACCGCTTTGGTCACCAAAAGATCAAGCATGTTAACGTAAAGGTCTGTAACCACGTCGGCGGTGCtggacttggacttgtcaaAACCGTGGCTCTTGAGGAGCTGGATGATCGAGATCCGTAGTAATCGAAAATGGAAATCCTCTTCCATGTGGTGTTTGTTGTGCAAGAAAAAAAACTGGTGCGATTTGTGTAACTATTGACAAAATCCTATAAACTAAAACTATAACCCTTGTTGCAACCGCTCTCCGATCTTCTTGGAGGCAAACGACAATGCGTTCAAGAACCCTTTCTCGGAAATATcaattttgttcaagttcaagtcttGGCCCAAACTGGCACCACTTGGAGGGTTGGTGACTCTTGACACCAAGACACTAGAATCgatttccaaaatcacccCATCGTCAATGGCTTCATCCACACAGAGACTGACCATATCATACTTTTCTAAGATGGTCACTTTATCCAAGGTGTTGTCTAACAAGATATTCAAACTGTCGTTCAAATTGGACAACAACTGGTAAATCAACGACTCGTTTTCGTCCAAGTTGGCCACAATAATCAACAATACATCATTGACCTGTTTATataccaccaagttggagttgaataacAAAATATCTTGGTTGACCCGATTTATTTTGTCAAAgattttcttttcaaactccaCCTGTTGGGCAAGAGTGGTCAACTCGGGGTGTAAGGTTTGGGTCTGATAGTATTTCCCATACAACCGTTTACCATCCTTGTCCAATATTAGACACGATGTGATCGTGTATAATGAGATGTTGGTCATACTGTGAAAGAGTGGATTGTTGTTAAGTTCGTGTTGGAAAAAAGTGCGATCTGGAAGTGCGTGGACCTTACTCACTTTGAAACTATTAACAAGTATATCCCCATACAATTTCTGTGTTAAATGACACTTTGTAGGCTATACAGAGTTCCGAGAGCACTCCACAGGTTCTAACGTTCTATGCATTGAAGAATTAAAGCAGAATTAAAAACACTATATGCTAGAAAAGAGTTTCCACAATAAATTGGTGAATCTTGTGGTGGGTTGGGTACTCATTATAAAATTCCAAGGCTGCAGGCAGGCTGTAAACTCTCTTGAATCCGAAcacaaagttgaagatcaaAGCAAATACCAATCCTCCCGCAACAATCAAGGGTCCCACCATATTGTCCAAATGAGCCCCATCTCTTTCCATGAtgatttctcttcttctcataAAGATATAGTAACCCCAGATTCCAGAGAATAAGGTCAAACCGAAATACACATACGCCAAATAGGTAGAAAGGTCATAGTCATTCGCCTTGTTGGCAGAAGAATAAATGATGAAGGTGACAGATGACAATAAGGTGGTGACTTGCAACCATCTGTTAAAAGTTCTTTCGTTGGCCAACCATACTTTAGGTTCGATTCTCAAAGGTCCAGCATTCTTGA is a genomic window containing:
- a CDS encoding uncharacterized protein (EggNog:ENOG503PF4N), producing MMMNKNNNLSLKINNPLSISDNGPYTPLDQTLRTPIDPPNQNYFGQNFPNNLPQHPPHPQSQPPHQQQIYSNPIYNDSDDILTDTDDVNGSGIKTAKNYSLNFTSNFDYLVMSVYSHILSLPTTTPFSGTIPPSGLVGRVANETMNNLVSSISVNSGASYDQHSIINKDMLSNNSYRPIFLSLIRKRLIELCSHKNSSSKLPLSTSISINSMQNSNATGNNPYYSGNANIYASNARQSSISNLSLTELNINHYQEQQQAAAQQGKSRSSSINLRKQSLTRNNSYNSTTTSNWLHVGNLSTIRHPNESTDSLQSMQDYVPQPFINRSANGTSNSPNGNSALGNMSTPTGSAFSFNNMMMDYQTPPGSNTGSNKSSFSTPPGAPLHNIQIVQNPVSTSTTAPVPNLQEYDEFNFGSRSRSSSNPRLNGFPRPLTINTDNANLQALNSLNGNTETLDSPFMSATTPSDDFSLMQNAFINGSIPQSPIAEEREERILPTKLSLSEKKRDSLRLKRGIL
- a CDS encoding uncharacterized protein (EggNog:ENOG503P0J6; COG:K) codes for the protein MEEDFHFRLLRISIIQLLKSHGFDKSKSSTADVVTDLYVNMLDLLVTKAVRFSNLRNDDMKAIDILQAMLEVGLLKNSDNTKYNTKSVDSFKNWLSSLTFNTSKQVNQVPGNLKKVIIENRNFKDEMNDEEEKLRRLKKKQDFFNSFGQADDNTHADGMGAFDDDEVNIDINWVDYLIEKDSKFSNKKFEDTSLGPTVSTGNGVAGDYLVEASTDHVNQFLPINIKYDDRFEDEVI
- the RET3 gene encoding Golgi-to-ER vesicle coat component (COG:U; EggNog:ENOG503P183; BUSCO:EOG09264OBA) — its product is MTNISLYTITSCLILDKDGKRLYGKYYQTQTLHPELTTLAQQVEFEKKIFDKINRVNQDILLFNSNLVVYKQVNDVLLIIVANLDENESLIYQLLSNLNDSLNILLDNTLDKVTILEKYDMVSLCVDEAIDDGVILEIDSSVLVSRVTNPPSGASLGQDLNLNKIDISEKGFLNALSFASKKIGERLQQGL